In a single window of the Elaeis guineensis isolate ETL-2024a chromosome 8, EG11, whole genome shotgun sequence genome:
- the LOC105035765 gene encoding protein HIRA isoform X3, producing the protein MTNGICTAVLRGHSSLVKGVSWDPIGSFIASQSDDKTVIVWRTSDWSLAHRTDGHWAKSLGSTFFRRLGWSPCGHFITTTHGFQKPRHSAPVLERGEWSATFDFLGHNAPIIVVKFNHSMFRKHFSNGLEAKAAPVGWTNGDSKTPAKELQPYNVIAIGSQDRTITVWTTASARPLFVAKHFFTQSVVDLSWSPDGYALFACSLDGTVASFHFEVKELGHRLTDAELDELKRSRYGDVRGRQANLAESPAQLLLEAVSAKQSANKKGASDVQQNPTPGKSSADTANQVGGHSLPKASETLVEDGKKNGMVSGDGLNQIASTQISSPVKQREYRRPDGRKRIIPEALGVPAHQENISGVVQAQQVDFSSLALGQQKDDHGVLLADSGIKEASLKRPFSGSYDAGKCNSCGSKEHSGVTARANINESLVIEKAPSARNDGRMNVEYSGSICMPGALASCNALSVRVFSKKSNDDSLPLCLEAKPIERSVHDIIGDGNTFVAKETEIICMKGTQTLWSDHISGKVTVLAGNANFWAVGCEDGCLQIYTKCGRRAMPAMMMGSAAVFIDCDECWKLLLVTKRGLLYVWDLFNRTCLLHDSLASLVTSREDSSAKDAGTIRVISVRFSRSGSPLVVLATRHAFLFDMNLRCWLRIADDCFPASNHASSFNLSSIQSGELGKLQVDVGKFIARKPSWSRVTDDGVQTRAHLETQLASALALRSPNEYHQCLLSYIRFLAREADESRLREVCESFLGPPTGMAEAASADPKNPAWDPYVLGMKKHKLLREDILPAMASNRKVQRLLNEFMDLLSEYDTADASADQMDVVPPTNDASS; encoded by the exons ATGACTAATGGCATATGCACTGCTGTCTTGAGAGGGCACTCCAGCTTGGTTAAAGGAGTTTCTTGGGATCCTATTGGCTCATTTATAGCGAGTCAGTCAGATGACAAGACTGTCATCGTATGGCGCACTAGTGACTGGAGTCTTGCTCACAGGACAGATGGACACTGGGCAAAATCT CTTGGTTCCACTTTTTTCAGGCGACTTGGGTGGTCCCCTTGTGGTCATTTTATCACTACCACCCATGGCTTTCAGAAACCTAGACACTCAGCACCTGTGCTAGAAAGAGGTGAATGGTCCGCTACTTTCGACTTTCTAGGCCACAATGCACCTATTATTGTAGTAAAGTTCAACCATTCTATGTTTCGGAAGCATTTCTCCAATGGTCTGGAGGCAAAGGCCGCACCTGTTGGATGGACCAATGGAGACTCTAAGACTCCGGCAAAAGAGCTACAACCATACAATGTCATTGCTATTGGAAGTCAGGATCGCACTATAACTGTATGGACAACAGCAAGTGCCCGTCCTCTATTCGTTGCCAAACATTTTTTTACACAAAGTGTTGTTGACTTGTCATG GAGCCCAGATGGGTATGCACTTTTTGCCTGCTCCTTGGATGGAACAGTGGCTTCTTTCCATTTTGAAGTGAAGGAGCTGGGGCATAGGTTAACTGATGCTGAGTTGGATGAGTTGAAGAGAAGTCGATATGGTGATGTCAGAGGAAGGCAAGCAAACTTAGCTGAAAGCCCGGCACAATTATTGCTAGAGGCTGTATCTGCAAAGCAATCAGCTAACAAGAAAGGTGCATCCGATGTTCAACAAAATCCGACTCCTGGAAAGTCCTCTGCAGATACTGCAAACCAAGTTGGTGGCCACTCACTTCCAAAGGCTTCTGAAACCCTAGTGGAAGATGGAAAGAAAAATGGAATGGTCAGTGGTGATGGTTTAAACCAAATTGCATCTACCCAGATTAGTAGTCCTGTAAAACAGAGAGAATACCGACGTCCTGATGGACGAAAACGAATAATTCCAGAAGCACTTGGAGTTCCTGCCCATCAGGAAAATATCTCTGGTGTGGTCCAAGCTCAGCAGGTGGATTTTTCTTCCTTAGCCTTGGGTCAACAAAAGGATGATCATGGAGTGCTTCTTGCTGATAGTGGAATAAAGGAAGCTTCCCTTAAGAGACCATTTAGTGGAAGCTATGATGCTGGAAAATGCAACAGTTGTGGGTCAAAGGAGCATTCTGGAGTCACTGCAAGGGCTAACATTAATGAAAGTCTTGTTATTGAAAAGGCACCCTCAGCTAGAAATGATGGAAGGATGAATGTAGAATATTCAGGGTCAATATGCATGCCGGGTGCTCTGGCTTCGTGCAATGCTCTCTCTGTTCGGGTATTTAGTAAGAAAAGTAATGATGACAGCTTACCACTTTGCTTGGAAGCTAAGCCTATAGAAAGGTCTGTGCATGACATAATTGGTGATGGAAATACCTTCGTTGCAAAGGAAACTGAAATAATCTGCATGAAAGGAACTCAGACTCTTTGGTCTGATCATATATCTGGAAAAGTAACTGTCTTGGCTGGGAATGCCAATTTTTGGGCTGTTGGTTGTGAAGATGGCTGCCTACAG ATTTACACTAAGTGTGGAAGACGAGCAATGCCAGCCATGATGATGGGTTCTGCAGCAGTTTTTATAGATTGTGATGAGTGCTGGAAGTTACTACTTGTCACAAAGAGGGGATTGTTATATGTTTGGGATCTCTTTAACAGGACATGTCTTCTGCATGACTCTTTAGCTTCTCTGGTCACTTCAAGAGAGGATTCATCAGCAAAAGATGCAG GCACAATCAGAGTTATATCTGTGAGGTTCTCGAGGTCGGGCTCACCCTTGGTTGTTCTTGCAACTCGTCATGCATTTCTTTTTGACATGAACCTGAGGTGCTGGCTGAGGATAGCGGATGATTGCTTTCCAGCTTCGAATCATGCAAGCTCTTTTAACTTGAGTTCTATTCAGAGTGGTGAATTGGGCAAATTGCAAGTTGACGTGGGAAAGTTCATTGCAAGAAAGCCAAGCTGGAGCAG GGTGACTGATGATGGAGTGCAGACACGTGCTCATCTGGAGACACAGTTGGCATCAGCACTTGCATTGAGGTCACCTAATGAATATCACCAATGCCTACTCTCCTATATACGGTTTTTAGCCAG AGAAGCAGATGAATCCCGCCTGCGTGAAGTCTGCGAGAGCTTTCTTGGACCTCCCACTGGAATGGCTGAGGCTGCTTCTGCTGATCCAAAGAACCCAGCATGGGATCCTTATGTGCTT GGAATGAAAAAGCACAAACTCCTCAGGGAAGACATCCTTCCTGCTATGGCATCAAATCGGAAAGTCCAGCGGTTGTTAAACGAGTTCATGGATCTCCTTTCTGAATATGACACTGCCGATGCAAGTGCAGATCAAATGGATGTGGTCCCGCCCACAAATGATGCCAGCTCCTAG
- the LOC105035765 gene encoding protein HIRA isoform X1, translating to MITEKPGWIRHEGMQIFSIDIQVGGLRFATGGGDHKVRIWNMKSVGKDSDDDHSAQRLLATLRDHFGSVNCVRWAKHGRYLASGSDDQVVLIHERKPGSGTTEFGSGEPPDVENWKVIMTLRGHTADVVDLNWSPDDLTLASGSLDNTIHIWNMTNGICTAVLRGHSSLVKGVSWDPIGSFIASQSDDKTVIVWRTSDWSLAHRTDGHWAKSLGSTFFRRLGWSPCGHFITTTHGFQKPRHSAPVLERGEWSATFDFLGHNAPIIVVKFNHSMFRKHFSNGLEAKAAPVGWTNGDSKTPAKELQPYNVIAIGSQDRTITVWTTASARPLFVAKHFFTQSVVDLSWSPDGYALFACSLDGTVASFHFEVKELGHRLTDAELDELKRSRYGDVRGRQANLAESPAQLLLEAVSAKQSANKKGASDVQQNPTPGKSSADTANQVGGHSLPKASETLVEDGKKNGMVSGDGLNQIASTQISSPVKQREYRRPDGRKRIIPEALGVPAHQENISGVVQAQQVDFSSLALGQQKDDHGVLLADSGIKEASLKRPFSGSYDAGKCNSCGSKEHSGVTARANINESLVIEKAPSARNDGRMNVEYSGSICMPGALASCNALSVRVFSKKSNDDSLPLCLEAKPIERSVHDIIGDGNTFVAKETEIICMKGTQTLWSDHISGKVTVLAGNANFWAVGCEDGCLQIYTKCGRRAMPAMMMGSAAVFIDCDECWKLLLVTKRGLLYVWDLFNRTCLLHDSLASLVTSREDSSAKDAGTIRVISVRFSRSGSPLVVLATRHAFLFDMNLRCWLRIADDCFPASNHASSFNLSSIQSGELGKLQVDVGKFIARKPSWSRVTDDGVQTRAHLETQLASALALRSPNEYHQCLLSYIRFLAREADESRLREVCESFLGPPTGMAEAASADPKNPAWDPYVLGMKKHKLLREDILPAMASNRKVQRLLNEFMDLLSEYDTADASADQMDVVPPTNDASS from the exons ATGATTACGGAGAAGCCCGGTTGGATTCGGCATGAGGGGATGCAGATCTTCTCCATTGACATCCAAGTGGGCGGTCTCAGGTTCGCAACCGGTGGGGGGGATCACAAG GTTCGAATATGGAACATGAAGTCAGTGGGGAAGGACTCTGACGATGACCATTCAGCCCAAAGATTACTGGCGACTCTTCGTGATCACTTTGGATCAGTGAACTGTGTTAGGTGGGCTAAGCATGGCCGTTATCTTGCTTCTGGGTCTGATGATCAGGTAGTTCTCATTCATGAGAGAAAACCTGGATCAGGCACGACTGAATTTGGTAGTGGAGAGCCTCCAGATGTAGAGAATTGGAAAGTCATCATGACTTTGAGGGGTCACACTGCAGATGTG GTGGATCTTAATTGGTCTCCAGATGACTTAACATTGGCTAGCGGCAGTTTGGATAATACTATTCACATATGGAACATGACTAATGGCATATGCACTGCTGTCTTGAGAGGGCACTCCAGCTTGGTTAAAGGAGTTTCTTGGGATCCTATTGGCTCATTTATAGCGAGTCAGTCAGATGACAAGACTGTCATCGTATGGCGCACTAGTGACTGGAGTCTTGCTCACAGGACAGATGGACACTGGGCAAAATCT CTTGGTTCCACTTTTTTCAGGCGACTTGGGTGGTCCCCTTGTGGTCATTTTATCACTACCACCCATGGCTTTCAGAAACCTAGACACTCAGCACCTGTGCTAGAAAGAGGTGAATGGTCCGCTACTTTCGACTTTCTAGGCCACAATGCACCTATTATTGTAGTAAAGTTCAACCATTCTATGTTTCGGAAGCATTTCTCCAATGGTCTGGAGGCAAAGGCCGCACCTGTTGGATGGACCAATGGAGACTCTAAGACTCCGGCAAAAGAGCTACAACCATACAATGTCATTGCTATTGGAAGTCAGGATCGCACTATAACTGTATGGACAACAGCAAGTGCCCGTCCTCTATTCGTTGCCAAACATTTTTTTACACAAAGTGTTGTTGACTTGTCATG GAGCCCAGATGGGTATGCACTTTTTGCCTGCTCCTTGGATGGAACAGTGGCTTCTTTCCATTTTGAAGTGAAGGAGCTGGGGCATAGGTTAACTGATGCTGAGTTGGATGAGTTGAAGAGAAGTCGATATGGTGATGTCAGAGGAAGGCAAGCAAACTTAGCTGAAAGCCCGGCACAATTATTGCTAGAGGCTGTATCTGCAAAGCAATCAGCTAACAAGAAAGGTGCATCCGATGTTCAACAAAATCCGACTCCTGGAAAGTCCTCTGCAGATACTGCAAACCAAGTTGGTGGCCACTCACTTCCAAAGGCTTCTGAAACCCTAGTGGAAGATGGAAAGAAAAATGGAATGGTCAGTGGTGATGGTTTAAACCAAATTGCATCTACCCAGATTAGTAGTCCTGTAAAACAGAGAGAATACCGACGTCCTGATGGACGAAAACGAATAATTCCAGAAGCACTTGGAGTTCCTGCCCATCAGGAAAATATCTCTGGTGTGGTCCAAGCTCAGCAGGTGGATTTTTCTTCCTTAGCCTTGGGTCAACAAAAGGATGATCATGGAGTGCTTCTTGCTGATAGTGGAATAAAGGAAGCTTCCCTTAAGAGACCATTTAGTGGAAGCTATGATGCTGGAAAATGCAACAGTTGTGGGTCAAAGGAGCATTCTGGAGTCACTGCAAGGGCTAACATTAATGAAAGTCTTGTTATTGAAAAGGCACCCTCAGCTAGAAATGATGGAAGGATGAATGTAGAATATTCAGGGTCAATATGCATGCCGGGTGCTCTGGCTTCGTGCAATGCTCTCTCTGTTCGGGTATTTAGTAAGAAAAGTAATGATGACAGCTTACCACTTTGCTTGGAAGCTAAGCCTATAGAAAGGTCTGTGCATGACATAATTGGTGATGGAAATACCTTCGTTGCAAAGGAAACTGAAATAATCTGCATGAAAGGAACTCAGACTCTTTGGTCTGATCATATATCTGGAAAAGTAACTGTCTTGGCTGGGAATGCCAATTTTTGGGCTGTTGGTTGTGAAGATGGCTGCCTACAG ATTTACACTAAGTGTGGAAGACGAGCAATGCCAGCCATGATGATGGGTTCTGCAGCAGTTTTTATAGATTGTGATGAGTGCTGGAAGTTACTACTTGTCACAAAGAGGGGATTGTTATATGTTTGGGATCTCTTTAACAGGACATGTCTTCTGCATGACTCTTTAGCTTCTCTGGTCACTTCAAGAGAGGATTCATCAGCAAAAGATGCAG GCACAATCAGAGTTATATCTGTGAGGTTCTCGAGGTCGGGCTCACCCTTGGTTGTTCTTGCAACTCGTCATGCATTTCTTTTTGACATGAACCTGAGGTGCTGGCTGAGGATAGCGGATGATTGCTTTCCAGCTTCGAATCATGCAAGCTCTTTTAACTTGAGTTCTATTCAGAGTGGTGAATTGGGCAAATTGCAAGTTGACGTGGGAAAGTTCATTGCAAGAAAGCCAAGCTGGAGCAG GGTGACTGATGATGGAGTGCAGACACGTGCTCATCTGGAGACACAGTTGGCATCAGCACTTGCATTGAGGTCACCTAATGAATATCACCAATGCCTACTCTCCTATATACGGTTTTTAGCCAG AGAAGCAGATGAATCCCGCCTGCGTGAAGTCTGCGAGAGCTTTCTTGGACCTCCCACTGGAATGGCTGAGGCTGCTTCTGCTGATCCAAAGAACCCAGCATGGGATCCTTATGTGCTT GGAATGAAAAAGCACAAACTCCTCAGGGAAGACATCCTTCCTGCTATGGCATCAAATCGGAAAGTCCAGCGGTTGTTAAACGAGTTCATGGATCTCCTTTCTGAATATGACACTGCCGATGCAAGTGCAGATCAAATGGATGTGGTCCCGCCCACAAATGATGCCAGCTCCTAG
- the LOC105035765 gene encoding protein HIRA isoform X2, whose protein sequence is MITEKPGWIRHEGMQIFSIDIQVGGLRFATGGGDHKVRIWNMKSVGKDSDDDHSAQRLLATLRDHFGSVNCVRWAKHGRYLASGSDDQVVLIHERKPGSGTTEFGSGEPPDVENWKVIMTLRGHTADVVDLNWSPDDLTLASGSLDNTIHIWNMTNGICTAVLRGHSSLVKGVSWDPIGSFIASQSDDKTVIVWRTSDWSLAHRTDGHWAKSLGSTFFRRLGWSPCGHFITTTHGFQKPRHSAPVLERGEWSATFDFLGHNAPIIVVKFNHSMFRKHFSNGLEAKAAPVGWTNGDSKTPAKELQPYNVIAIGSQDRTITVWTTASARPLFVAKHFFTQSVVDLSWSPDGYALFACSLDGTVASFHFEVKELGHRLTDAELDELKRSRYGDVRGRQANLAESPAQLLLEAVSAKQSANKKGASDVQQNPTPGKSSADTANQVGGHSLPKASETLVEDGKKNGMVSGDGLNQIASTQISSPVKQREYRRPDGRKRIIPEALGVPAHQENISGVVQAQQVDFSSLALGQQKDDHGVLLADSGIKEASLKRPFSGSYDAGKCNSCGSKEHSGVTARANINESLVIEKAPSARNDGRMNVEYSGSICMPGALASCNALSVRVFSKKSNDDSLPLCLEAKPIERSVHDIIGDGNTFVAKETEIICMKGTQTLWSDHISGKVTVLAGNANFWAVGCEDGCLQIYTKCGRRAMPAMMMGSAAVFIDCDECWKLLLVTKRGLLYVWDLFNRTCLLHDSLASLVTSREDSSAKDAGTIRVISVRFSRSGSPLVVLATRHAFLFDMNLRCWLRIADDCFPASNHASSFNLSSIQSGELGKLQVDVGKFIARKPSWSRVTDDGVQTRAHLETQLASALALRSPNEYHQCLLSYIRFLARCRFLWHANNQTMCFICTSRCRHLVVVCKPQLPITKFGLKGVEQNLLCYVTEKQMNPACVKSARAFLDLPLEWLRLLLLIQRTQHGILMCLE, encoded by the exons ATGATTACGGAGAAGCCCGGTTGGATTCGGCATGAGGGGATGCAGATCTTCTCCATTGACATCCAAGTGGGCGGTCTCAGGTTCGCAACCGGTGGGGGGGATCACAAG GTTCGAATATGGAACATGAAGTCAGTGGGGAAGGACTCTGACGATGACCATTCAGCCCAAAGATTACTGGCGACTCTTCGTGATCACTTTGGATCAGTGAACTGTGTTAGGTGGGCTAAGCATGGCCGTTATCTTGCTTCTGGGTCTGATGATCAGGTAGTTCTCATTCATGAGAGAAAACCTGGATCAGGCACGACTGAATTTGGTAGTGGAGAGCCTCCAGATGTAGAGAATTGGAAAGTCATCATGACTTTGAGGGGTCACACTGCAGATGTG GTGGATCTTAATTGGTCTCCAGATGACTTAACATTGGCTAGCGGCAGTTTGGATAATACTATTCACATATGGAACATGACTAATGGCATATGCACTGCTGTCTTGAGAGGGCACTCCAGCTTGGTTAAAGGAGTTTCTTGGGATCCTATTGGCTCATTTATAGCGAGTCAGTCAGATGACAAGACTGTCATCGTATGGCGCACTAGTGACTGGAGTCTTGCTCACAGGACAGATGGACACTGGGCAAAATCT CTTGGTTCCACTTTTTTCAGGCGACTTGGGTGGTCCCCTTGTGGTCATTTTATCACTACCACCCATGGCTTTCAGAAACCTAGACACTCAGCACCTGTGCTAGAAAGAGGTGAATGGTCCGCTACTTTCGACTTTCTAGGCCACAATGCACCTATTATTGTAGTAAAGTTCAACCATTCTATGTTTCGGAAGCATTTCTCCAATGGTCTGGAGGCAAAGGCCGCACCTGTTGGATGGACCAATGGAGACTCTAAGACTCCGGCAAAAGAGCTACAACCATACAATGTCATTGCTATTGGAAGTCAGGATCGCACTATAACTGTATGGACAACAGCAAGTGCCCGTCCTCTATTCGTTGCCAAACATTTTTTTACACAAAGTGTTGTTGACTTGTCATG GAGCCCAGATGGGTATGCACTTTTTGCCTGCTCCTTGGATGGAACAGTGGCTTCTTTCCATTTTGAAGTGAAGGAGCTGGGGCATAGGTTAACTGATGCTGAGTTGGATGAGTTGAAGAGAAGTCGATATGGTGATGTCAGAGGAAGGCAAGCAAACTTAGCTGAAAGCCCGGCACAATTATTGCTAGAGGCTGTATCTGCAAAGCAATCAGCTAACAAGAAAGGTGCATCCGATGTTCAACAAAATCCGACTCCTGGAAAGTCCTCTGCAGATACTGCAAACCAAGTTGGTGGCCACTCACTTCCAAAGGCTTCTGAAACCCTAGTGGAAGATGGAAAGAAAAATGGAATGGTCAGTGGTGATGGTTTAAACCAAATTGCATCTACCCAGATTAGTAGTCCTGTAAAACAGAGAGAATACCGACGTCCTGATGGACGAAAACGAATAATTCCAGAAGCACTTGGAGTTCCTGCCCATCAGGAAAATATCTCTGGTGTGGTCCAAGCTCAGCAGGTGGATTTTTCTTCCTTAGCCTTGGGTCAACAAAAGGATGATCATGGAGTGCTTCTTGCTGATAGTGGAATAAAGGAAGCTTCCCTTAAGAGACCATTTAGTGGAAGCTATGATGCTGGAAAATGCAACAGTTGTGGGTCAAAGGAGCATTCTGGAGTCACTGCAAGGGCTAACATTAATGAAAGTCTTGTTATTGAAAAGGCACCCTCAGCTAGAAATGATGGAAGGATGAATGTAGAATATTCAGGGTCAATATGCATGCCGGGTGCTCTGGCTTCGTGCAATGCTCTCTCTGTTCGGGTATTTAGTAAGAAAAGTAATGATGACAGCTTACCACTTTGCTTGGAAGCTAAGCCTATAGAAAGGTCTGTGCATGACATAATTGGTGATGGAAATACCTTCGTTGCAAAGGAAACTGAAATAATCTGCATGAAAGGAACTCAGACTCTTTGGTCTGATCATATATCTGGAAAAGTAACTGTCTTGGCTGGGAATGCCAATTTTTGGGCTGTTGGTTGTGAAGATGGCTGCCTACAG ATTTACACTAAGTGTGGAAGACGAGCAATGCCAGCCATGATGATGGGTTCTGCAGCAGTTTTTATAGATTGTGATGAGTGCTGGAAGTTACTACTTGTCACAAAGAGGGGATTGTTATATGTTTGGGATCTCTTTAACAGGACATGTCTTCTGCATGACTCTTTAGCTTCTCTGGTCACTTCAAGAGAGGATTCATCAGCAAAAGATGCAG GCACAATCAGAGTTATATCTGTGAGGTTCTCGAGGTCGGGCTCACCCTTGGTTGTTCTTGCAACTCGTCATGCATTTCTTTTTGACATGAACCTGAGGTGCTGGCTGAGGATAGCGGATGATTGCTTTCCAGCTTCGAATCATGCAAGCTCTTTTAACTTGAGTTCTATTCAGAGTGGTGAATTGGGCAAATTGCAAGTTGACGTGGGAAAGTTCATTGCAAGAAAGCCAAGCTGGAGCAG GGTGACTGATGATGGAGTGCAGACACGTGCTCATCTGGAGACACAGTTGGCATCAGCACTTGCATTGAGGTCACCTAATGAATATCACCAATGCCTACTCTCCTATATACGGTTTTTAGCCAG ATGCAGGTTTTTGTGGCATGCAAACAACCAAACTATGTGCTTCATCTGCACTTCAAGGTGTAGGCACTTAGTGGTTGTCTGCAAGCCCCAATTACCTATAACTAAGTTTGGTTTGAAGGGAGTAGAGCAAAATTTGCTTTGTTATGTTACAGAGAAGCAGATGAATCCCGCCTGCGTGAAGTCTGCGAGAGCTTTCTTGGACCTCCCACTGGAATGGCTGAGGCTGCTTCTGCTGATCCAAAGAACCCAGCATGGGATCCTTATGTGCTT GGAATGA